A region of the Acetonema longum DSM 6540 genome:
ATTTTTAGCGCTGCATAGCCAAAGTTTATTCTCCCAATATAGGCAAGAATATACAAGAACATCAGGTATGGGATTAGATGAACCAGTATTTTTCTGCTCAGTTTCTCCCCATCAATTGGGACATCTGTTCCCGGTTTATTTTCCATTGAAATACTCCCTTTCAAGGAATTTCTTACATCGAAAACCCTCCATACAAATACCTTCTGTACTAGTGCTTATCGCTATAAATATCAGCCAGCAGGTTTGCAGTGTTAATTACTTTTATAGGCTTAGAACCCTCCAATTGCCTCAGTCCCGCCTGGAGCTGCATCATGCAGGCAGGGCAGTTGGTTACTACCGCATCGGCCTCGGTGGCTACTATGCCGTCCAGTTTTGTGTCAAGGATACTTCGCGAACGTTTCACCTGGCTGAAACAGTAGCTGCCGGCTCCGCCGCAGCAGGTATTTTGGTTGGCGGCCTTGCGGAATTCGATGCCCGGCAAATTTTTTAAAATTTGCTCCACCGCATCGGCACCGTCAAGAGAATGGGCATAATGGCAAGGCTGATGGTAGGTTACAATTTTATCCACCGTATGTTTGGGCGCCAGCAACCCCAGGCTCAGAAGGTAATCCGAGAGATTTTTCACTTTGCCGCGCAAGGCTTTCGCCTTGTCTTTTAAGGCGTCAGCCAGCGGCAGATCCTCGTACTCTCGCAGGAAAGATACGCAAGTGGCGCAATCGCTGATGACCGCGTCAACTTCCTTAACGTTCAAAACCTCTAAATTCCGTCTGACCAAAAGGAGTGCCCCGTCAATATGCCCGTAGGAGTAAGGCGGCGTACCGCAGCAGGAAACATCCGGGATGGTGACGTCTACTCCCTGAGAGGTTAAAAGGCGTACGGTCGCTTCCGCTGCTTCCGGGTAAACAAGACCGGTAGCGCAGCCCACAAAATATAAGACAGAGCCTCTTCTGGGACCGATAGCCGCATTGTGGGCAGGCAGGATATCGCGGGCATTCCGTTTCGGCAATGTCGGCATAGCCCAGACAGGCGGACAACAGCGGGCAATAATGCCTTTGGTGAGCCAGCCGTCAGGCCCGATGGCCTGGATTCTGCCCATCACTTTGGAACCCATAGCCATACGCTTCGGATAAGGCATAATCCGCTCGAAAAGGAGCCGGTAGGGCAGTTTCATTTTGCCTTTTTTATATCGTATCGTCCTTGTTAATTGCACCGCTTTCGGTGTGTCAACCTTGGAGGGGCAGTTTTCCTTGCACCGTCCGCACCGCAAACAGGTGTCAATGGGATCATCCAGATCGCTATCGAACTGAATCGCGCCGTTTGCCAGCTCGCTGGCCAGCCAGTTCCGGCCCCGGGCTACGTCCCACTCTATTTTTGTAGCTTTATAGGCGGGACATTCCGCCATACAGTAGCCGCAGCGGCTGCACCCTTTGATAATCTCCGACAGTTCCGCGATTAATTTCTCCGACATTTTAAACCTCCTGTTCGATCTCATAAGGGAACTCCGGCCATGCCACGCCGCAGCAGTTTGCCGTGCTATACGCACTTACCGGCATTGAGCACTCCTTCCGGATCAAAGAAATGTTTAATTTGCGAGTCCAATATCTGCGCAGAGTCTATCCGGAATTCCCGGCGAACGGACAAATCCCCGGTTTTCAGCTGAACCAGTCCCCCCAGTCCCCGTGCGGTTCCTTCCAGAGCCCGCATAAACTCCAGCCACTGCTTCCCGGTAAACCAGACCTGGCATATGCCCACGGCCGGCATATGCATCGCCAGCTGCTCAATGCCGAATTGGCCCGCCGCCGCTTCCAGCCCTTCCGCCATTTGCCTGGTTTTTACCCGCGGAACTGCAATTTTGACACCGATTAAGTCCGGCGTGAAAGCATCCAAGGTGTTCATGACTTCTCGTTTTTCCCATATTTCAGCATCATTCACATCCGCCTTGCTTAAGCTGATGCCGTATTGATTAAAAACAGCCAGCGTTTCCGCGTATTGCTTATCTACGGCCGGACCGGGACCCGCGTATTTCACCAGAATTCCATAGCGGACATTTCCCTGGCTGCCGAGGTTATACAGGCGTTTGGCCAGCGGCGCGTCATATATTTCAACGACCGCGGGCTCAATCTCTTCCATAGCTTTGGCAGCCTTCCAGACGGCGTCCAGTCCCCGGGCAACGCCTAACAGGACTTCGCTGGCGGGCGGTACGGGGTAAACCCGCAAATACGCCTCGGTGATGACTCCCAGTGTGCCCTTCGAACCGATAAACAGTTTGCCGACGTCATAACCCGTTACATTTTTGACCGTCTGTCCCCCGAATTTGTAGACTTTGCCATCGGTTAAAGCCAGCGTCATTCCCAAAACAAGATCCCGGACCAACCCATATTTTAACCTGTGTGAACCGCCGCCGCCCTGCGCCAGCATTCCTCCCACCGTTGCCTTGGCTGTTCCCGGGTCAACCGGCAAAAACAGATTGTGCCGGGACAGGAGATTTTGTAGTTCCGCTAGTGCCACTCCGGCCTTGACCTGAACAATAAGATCATCCGCCTTGATAACCGGCTCTTGATTTAAATTAACAGTGCTTAAAGCCCATTCCAAATCTGTCAGCGGCGTTCCGGCGTTAAATTTGCTGGCGCCGCCGATGACGGCAAGGGGCGTCTTTGTCCTGGCCGCCAGAGACAGAATTTGAGCGGCTTCTTTATCACTAGAGGGATAAGCGACATATTGCGGAATTTTTCCGTCAAGCACTATTTCCGGCGCCTCGGATCCTTTGATGACCGGGCATATGCCGGCTAGATTCTGTTGTTGGGGTGCAGGTTTTTTCTCACTCATGGCTGCCCTCCTTCCCTTGTGGAGTTCCGGCCAGAAAGATTTTATCGGGATTCAACATGTTTGCAGGGTCAAATAATCTTTTCAGCCTGTGCATCAGCATGATCTCATCCGGTGAAAATACCAGCGGCATCCCGCTTATTTTCTCAAGTCCGATCCCATGCTCCCCGCTGATGGTGCCGCCTAAATCCACAGCCGCTTGCATGATTTCCCCCAGGGCGCGCTCAGCCGCCTCTCTTTCCTCATGGATCCTGCCGTCAAATGGAACCTGGGGATGGCAATTTCCATCGCCGGCATGGATCAGGGCGCCCAAAATGACACCGTTACGGGCGCTGATCTCCTGGAATTTTTCCACCACATGCGGCAACTGGCTTCTGGGCACCACAATGTCGATTTCAGCCGAGTCCGGTTTTAGCCGTCCAAGGGCCGACGTCCCTCCCCGGCGAGCCCGCCACAGCGTCTCCCGTTCTTGTTCATTTTTGGCGACTTCCAGGACCTGCACCTTGTTCTGACGGCATATTTTAAGAATTCCGTCCAGTTCAAACGGCAAGCCTTCCGGTCTGCCGTCAACCTCAATGATCAAAAGAGCTTTCGCCGAGTCGGGGTACCCCAGGTTGAACACCTCGTTCACTTCGTGCAGCATGCGTTCTTCCAGCATTTCGAGCACAGCCGGATTAAACCCGTTTTTAATCACCTCGAAGACGGTTACGGCAGCGTCCCAGCAAGAGTTAAAGATTGCCAATATTGTGGAAGTCGCCTCCGGCTGCCTGCTGATTTTAACGGCAACGCTGGTAATAATCCCCATTGTGCCTTCCGACCCTGTAAGCAAACCGCTCACGTCGTAGCCCGGGATGTCCTCCACCGCTCCGCCAAGATTGACGGCATCGCCGTTAGGCAGCACTACTTCCAGGCCCATTACGTGGTTCGAGGTAACCCCGTATTTTAAACAGTGCGGGCCTCCGGCGTTTTCGGCCACATTGCCCCCGATAGTGGCGACCGACAGGCTCGCAGGATCAGGCGGAAACCAATATCTGAAAGGCTTCAAGGCGTCTTGAAGCTCTTTATTGGTTATCCCCGGCTGAACAACGGCAATTCCGTTCGCGATATCAATCTCCAGGATTTTATTCATTCTGGTTAAGGGCATCATAATGCCGCCGGGCGTAGGAACAGCGCCGCCGCTAAGCGATGTCCCGGCTCCCCGCGGCGTAACGGGTATATTGAATCGTCTTGCCAGTTTGA
Encoded here:
- a CDS encoding (Fe-S)-binding protein, whose protein sequence is MSEKLIAELSEIIKGCSRCGYCMAECPAYKATKIEWDVARGRNWLASELANGAIQFDSDLDDPIDTCLRCGRCKENCPSKVDTPKAVQLTRTIRYKKGKMKLPYRLLFERIMPYPKRMAMGSKVMGRIQAIGPDGWLTKGIIARCCPPVWAMPTLPKRNARDILPAHNAAIGPRRGSVLYFVGCATGLVYPEAAEATVRLLTSQGVDVTIPDVSCCGTPPYSYGHIDGALLLVRRNLEVLNVKEVDAVISDCATCVSFLREYEDLPLADALKDKAKALRGKVKNLSDYLLSLGLLAPKHTVDKIVTYHQPCHYAHSLDGADAVEQILKNLPGIEFRKAANQNTCCGGAGSYCFSQVKRSRSILDTKLDGIVATEADAVVTNCPACMMQLQAGLRQLEGSKPIKVINTANLLADIYSDKH
- a CDS encoding FAD-binding oxidoreductase, which produces MSEKKPAPQQQNLAGICPVIKGSEAPEIVLDGKIPQYVAYPSSDKEAAQILSLAARTKTPLAVIGGASKFNAGTPLTDLEWALSTVNLNQEPVIKADDLIVQVKAGVALAELQNLLSRHNLFLPVDPGTAKATVGGMLAQGGGGSHRLKYGLVRDLVLGMTLALTDGKVYKFGGQTVKNVTGYDVGKLFIGSKGTLGVITEAYLRVYPVPPASEVLLGVARGLDAVWKAAKAMEEIEPAVVEIYDAPLAKRLYNLGSQGNVRYGILVKYAGPGPAVDKQYAETLAVFNQYGISLSKADVNDAEIWEKREVMNTLDAFTPDLIGVKIAVPRVKTRQMAEGLEAAAGQFGIEQLAMHMPAVGICQVWFTGKQWLEFMRALEGTARGLGGLVQLKTGDLSVRREFRIDSAQILDSQIKHFFDPEGVLNAGKCV
- a CDS encoding FAD-binding oxidoreductase; this encodes MKSKDVTGERLSHELSGIMARERVLYRNRDLKAYEYDSTHFRNLPLVIVLPETTEEVREIVKLARRFNIPVTPRGAGTSLSGGAVPTPGGIMMPLTRMNKILEIDIANGIAVVQPGITNKELQDALKPFRYWFPPDPASLSVATIGGNVAENAGGPHCLKYGVTSNHVMGLEVVLPNGDAVNLGGAVEDIPGYDVSGLLTGSEGTMGIITSVAVKISRQPEATSTILAIFNSCWDAAVTVFEVIKNGFNPAVLEMLEERMLHEVNEVFNLGYPDSAKALLIIEVDGRPEGLPFELDGILKICRQNKVQVLEVAKNEQERETLWRARRGGTSALGRLKPDSAEIDIVVPRSQLPHVVEKFQEISARNGVILGALIHAGDGNCHPQVPFDGRIHEEREAAERALGEIMQAAVDLGGTISGEHGIGLEKISGMPLVFSPDEIMLMHRLKRLFDPANMLNPDKIFLAGTPQGKEGSHE